Below is a genomic region from Erythrobacter aureus.
GGGCAATGGAATAAGAACCATGCGTTCACGACCGATAGGAAGGCTCGGACCTTCGGAGATGGGCTGAGGCGTTCGCGAATAGTCATGCTGGCACTCCAGCCTTTCGAGAAATGAGGATGTGTGCATCGAGCCGGTATAGAGCAAACAAGCTCGATCCGACGCCGAGAGCGAGGCTGTACGACATCAGAGGATGGATAGGAGCGACCAGAGGAGAGATCATCCACAGCGGCGCATAGACATAAGGCGCGAGCTGCGGCCGCTTCTCGATCTGAAGGTCGATGAGGAGGAAGATGAAGATCAGCGGCAGGAGCGAGATGGAGAACATCTGCAACGACCAGACGACAGCGTTCGACGACGATGCCAGGTTCAAATAGGCGGCTGGCACAATGTCAGCTTTCATCGCGGCGAGGAACGCGAGCGCGATTGGAAGCATGAAGCCTGCCCAACGGAAAGTGATGTCTTTGTGCAGGAGGGCCGGCTCGGACATGCTGTGGTCTTTGGTCGTGGGCATAAAGCTTTCATTCCTAAACGGTTCTCAGCCTGAGATACCGTCCATTGCATGAGTTTTCTCATGCCTCAATTATGGAGGGTCAGAGCGAGGCGATAGCCGAGCGGACCATCTCGTAGATGAAGTAGATCTGGAGCGCGGCAAAGATCGCGAACTCGACCCAGAGGAGGGTTTCCCTCCGGTCAAGTCGAGGAGAGGTCTTGCGGGCCATATCGCCTTAGGAGAACTTGAGCTCGGTGTCAGCGAAGAACAGCGCGAGGGCTGTTCTCACTTCCCGACGCGCCCGCCGGTAAATTTCCGCTGAATCGAGTGCGAGAAGGTCTGCGATGTCGAACTGCTGGCGCATGTCGGATGAGACGGCGTTGAGAATGGCAGACATGGACCGGTCTAGGAGGTGGGAGGGGATCGGGTCATCCCTCACCTCGAGAAGCACTCCAATAATCGCATAGTGAATGTGGTCGTCGAGATATTGCTCAAGCACACCGGTGTTGGCTTCGCCATTGGGAAGTCGTTCGGCTTCGTATCGCTCGATAGGCGCGGAACCGCGCCGCACGGATGTCCGAGCGATGAAAGCGAATGCGTCCTCGACCGACGGCTCGACCTGCGAGGGCGCGCGCTGGCCATGGCGATATCTTGTTCGGATGTCGTGAAGGGCGGTGGCCAGGGCCATGACTGTGCCCGATCGCAAACCACTGGCCTTTGTGCATGCGAGGATGCTGTCGGTGTCTCCGGTATCCTTGGCGTGCTGAAGGGTGCGAACCATGTTCCGCGCGAGCCCGTCGGAATATGCGGTTTTCATCGAGACGCCGAGTTCTTGGCTTACCCGGGCAAGATGCGAGATCATCTTTCTGTCCGGACTGTCATGCCAGTCCGCCAGGATGAGTTCTGTAAGGTAGACGAGCTGCACACCAGAGAGGTCGTGGAAACTCCGAACTGGGAGAAAGCCGCTCGTGAGCCATATACTCCAGCGATTGGTGACGTAGCGAAGAGCTACGAGATAATCCTCATGGGTCTGGGGAATGTCGGAGCCGCGGACAGCGTGTGTGATGAGCGAGCAGTCAAACCCGAGACGTATGGTTGCCCGTGAAGCCGGGTCGCTGATGCCAGCCGAGACTTCAAGGTCGGTCGGCTTGGCATTCATTTCGGCTGGGGTGACTGCCGCTTTCAGGTTTTGGAATGGTTCGATGTTGCCTGCGCTTTCGAGAACTATACCTCGAGCGTCGTTCTTGGCGGCGTTGGACTGGCTCGAGAAGAGCTCTGCGTCGCCGTCATCGACGATGTGGCCGCGTAGGCGCGCGAGGAGGTAAAGCCCCGTTGCGTCCATCGCCCGGTCCGTGACTTCGTCGCCGGTCTTTTGGCTGCCAACGATTTCATCGATCGGCTGCCCGGCGATTGCATCGTCGAGGCCAAGGATCTGGCGGGTGGCGGCAGCGGTCATTTAGGCGTCCAATTCACGTCATGTGGGCATATCACCCAGCTTTCATTATAGCGGGTTTCACTCTCATGGTGTCTGCCAACAGATAAACCTCAGGATGGCAACTCAACCTGCTGAGGAGATACGATTTCCTGTTCGAGATGCTTTGGCTGGCCTTTCGAAAGGTAGTCAGCAAGGTCCGCAACGCCGGAGTTGTCTCCGGCGATCCGAGCGAGTGCAGGCTTGGGTTCTTTGGGTTTCCCAAGTTGTTCGGCCAGGTCGCGGTTCATCAGATGTGGTCGGACAGGGCGCCCGATGCGTTGTTCGATGTTCCGAAAAATGCGGATGCCACCGACATCGATATCGCCCCAGTGATGGATGGTCGCGTCGGGGGCGATCTGCGCCAGCCGTGAGAGCGCATCCACGACTGGTCTGCCGGGAAATCCGCTGGAGTAGAGGACCGCGACATCGGGTTGGTCGACCTCTCGCGTGTGACGGTTGAAAGAAGTGAGGTTCTCGACCGTGAGGATCGCTTTGATCGGCTTCCGGAGCTGAAGCATTGAGCCGACACCGGGAGGCAGGCCGATGAAGGGATGAACGGCCGACGCATCTAGGTTCATCGAAGGAACGGAGATTGGGCCCTTGATGTGGACCAGTTGGAAGAAGGGCCTGAAGCCGAGCTGTTGCAGGACTTCTTCCTCCGAAGCATCTTCCCAGTCGAATGCGCGCCGGGCGATCTGGATGATCGTACCTTTGTGTCGCTCGAAAGCTTTGCTGTCGACACCAGCTTCATTGCTGAAGGTGCGGAGGTCCACCCCATCGACTCCACGGTCGATTGCGAGGAGCAGTTTTGTGAATGTCTCGATGCGGTCGAGATTGTTTGCCTCGATGCGGAAAGCGCGGTCACCGCGGTTCCATTTGAGGAGGCCAGCTTCGATCTCATCCTGTATCCAGGATGCCGCTCCTTCAAGGAGCGGAGCAATGCGGTCGAGAACAGCAGAGGCTTTGTCTGCGGCGGGCCTCTTCCCTAGAAAGTCCGCCAGCGCGCCGGCATCCGCCAGGCGAATACGCTGAAGGATATGCTCTGCATGCTTTGGGCGAACGATGGTGATTGCGCGGGCTTTCTCTGCCTCGACGAGCAATTTTTCGGCTGTGTGGACCTCTGCACTGGTGGCATCGCCAAAGTCGACTTTGAGACTAGGCATGCGCGCGTTGACCTTCATTCGGTCAGCGCGTGAGAAAAGCGTCGAGAGTAGCTTTACCGCTGGATTGCTGGGAAAGTCACTCGGCCGCATTGATGAGGTTGTCTTGCTGTTCGTCCTGATTTTGGCTCAGGAACTCTTCGAGCGGCACATTGCCGGGATTGGAATCGCGAAAAAGAGCGCGGCCGGCATCTGTCGGGTATTCGACATCGATCTGGGTATAGGTGTCGACGCGGTTCACCGTGATGATGGTGTCCATGTGTTCCATGAAGGCGAGCTGCTTCTCGAATGGCGCAGAGACGATCGCTTGTAGATTGAACTCGCTCATCAGGGAGAGACAGGCACTCGTATTGGCGCCGTCGAGCTTGTTGAATGCCTCGTCGAACATCACGAAACCAAGGCCGAGTTTATCGCGGTCGGTTTCCTTGTGGTGACAGGTGTTCGCAACAGCGCATGAGATTGCGATGTAGAAGGGAACCTGCTTCTCACCGCCTGAGCCGGTGCCTTGGCGCTTTGAGTATTCCGATGCGATTTCGTCGTCTTCAATGCGTCGAGTGATCAGGTCGAAGCGCAGGTAATTGCGATAGTCGCTGATTTCGGAGACATCCTCGCCGCTTTCGAGCATGGCGCGGATCTTGTCGACGCCGCGAGCAATCTCCCCGTCGAGTTCAGCGTCCGGGCTGAACAGGGTCGAGACGTCGGCAGGGTTCTCGCGGATACGTTTCGCGACCTGCACGATGTCGTGATAGGCGGGGTTCGGCTTGACCGTAAACTCATAGCGTTCGCGGTGAAAAATGCGGGTGCGCAGCTGGTTGCTGAGGTTCCGGATTTGAGCCTTGGCGCCATCGATACGGCTGTAGAGCTTCAGGAGAAGGTCGGAACGCACCGTCTCTTCCATCGTCACGCGGGCGGTCTCGACCTGCTCGCGGTATTGGGTGAGATGGTGGTTGTCGATGAGGGCCAAGCTTTCCTTGAGCCATTCCAGGGCGGCAGGATGGTCTTGGCCGAGCTCAGGCTCCCAGCCCGGCACATCGTAGTCGCGGGCGTATGTCGAGGCCTTGACGGGCGCCGAGCCGGTCAAACGGGCGACGCGGCCAGCCGCTGCTGCTCCTTGGGTTCTAGCAGCCTCTCGCAGCGAGGGCAGATTTTCGAAGCCCTCTAGGAGAGCGTCGAAGTCTCTCTGGTGTGAAGCGCGCTCGTCATCCGAGATATCGTCGACCATATCGAAGGCAGCCCGTGCGGCCTCTGTTTTGATCTGGGCGCCGGTTTCCGTGTCGGTGATCTGATTGTCGATCTTGCCAAGCTCATGCTGGGCAACGCGCACCTTCCGTTCGTCTTCGGCCTCCTCTTCCTTGAGCTGCTCAAGATCTGCTTGCAGGTCGTCGAGACGCTCTCGGACCTCGACCGGGCGATCGGATTCGAGACGACGGATATTGTCTTCGAGGTCCAGCGTGCGCCGAGAGGCATCGCTCAAGGCATTTTCGAGCGGGAACAGCCCTTCTGCCTTCTGGACGCCAGCCGTAAATTCGCGCAGCGCAGTGACGAGCGTCTGGAGATTTTCTTCACGGCGGTTGGCCCGGTCAATATCGAGTTCGAGTTCAGCGATGCGCTGCTCGAGAAGCGGGCGATTGAGCGCCTGAGCGTCCTTGCCGAGCAGATGCTGCTGGACAGGGCGCCGGACTTCGATTGTGCCGCCCGAGGCAGCGATGCAATCTGGGGTGATACCGCGATCGACCTTCAGCAGCTCGTCTTCCGTCTTCACGCGGACGACGTTGTTGAGCCTGCGATTGAGGAATGCGCGGACGTGAGGATTGTCCGTGGAGAGGATTGCAGCCAGGCTGTCGTTCCGCGGTTCGGGATCGATTTCTCTGGTACGGGTCGTGTTGACGATCTGACAGCCAACAAAATCAGCCCTGTTCTGACGCATGAACGACGTAGCGTCCCGTGCATCCTGGGGATCGACAATGAGAGCTTCGCGTGCGGGCCCGAGAATGGTTTCGACAGCGTCCCTCCATTCCTCGTCGAGAACTTCGACGAGGGTGGAAACGGGCGTCGCCTCGATGTCTCGCGCAGCCAGCTGGTCGATGAGTGACTGGGTCTGGTGCCGGATGAGGGCCTTGCCGGCAATCACGTCGCGAAGCTGATCGCGGGCCTCATTCAGGCTGGCTTGGAACTGGTGGGTGCGGGCAGCTTCGTTCCTGAAGGCCTTGTTGAGTTCACCCTG
It encodes:
- a CDS encoding Wadjet anti-phage system protein JetD domain-containing protein, with translation MPSLKVDFGDATSAEVHTAEKLLVEAEKARAITIVRPKHAEHILQRIRLADAGALADFLGKRPAADKASAVLDRIAPLLEGAASWIQDEIEAGLLKWNRGDRAFRIEANNLDRIETFTKLLLAIDRGVDGVDLRTFSNEAGVDSKAFERHKGTIIQIARRAFDWEDASEEEVLQQLGFRPFFQLVHIKGPISVPSMNLDASAVHPFIGLPPGVGSMLQLRKPIKAILTVENLTSFNRHTREVDQPDVAVLYSSGFPGRPVVDALSRLAQIAPDATIHHWGDIDVGGIRIFRNIEQRIGRPVRPHLMNRDLAEQLGKPKEPKPALARIAGDNSGVADLADYLSKGQPKHLEQEIVSPQQVELPS
- a CDS encoding SbcC/MukB-like Walker B domain-containing protein, which produces MISLSRIVFVNWYTFGMQDIDVRGSIGLVGPNGAGKSSILDAIQVIITGNNKNHLSLNASSNQNAGPRKADEKRSVRDYCLGKIQNDQLRPESITYLALVFEREHDKRCWTIGLGLSAREQDSSEDILCAFIAPGQSLRAEDFVARGPDGPYPLDHEDLLVKLKRVPGFENHGNRPTNFTKHVLDALRGKHYKAEPKRFLSSIKSALRFKEMESANQFVRNYLLDDDKIDIEALRTSVATWRGFQEKIEQLEEQRGVVLDVINEYRSLIDSALEQKSMRWVERKAERDRLERHLSNLNKQLEAKRQELSQLEAILASTRNRRQATADEIADISRSLATNDLELAIKDFKIQLEGARKAEAEAQRHRDAYLLLLGSSTSILSQMVQTYDKGQYIEAKTAFEAIVSRMDASEKLTSREVDLAVQNAMAPAEAYQGELNKAFRNEAARTHQFQASLNEARDQLRDVIAGKALIRHQTQSLIDQLAARDIEATPVSTLVEVLDEEWRDAVETILGPAREALIVDPQDARDATSFMRQNRADFVGCQIVNTTRTREIDPEPRNDSLAAILSTDNPHVRAFLNRRLNNVVRVKTEDELLKVDRGITPDCIAASGGTIEVRRPVQQHLLGKDAQALNRPLLEQRIAELELDIDRANRREENLQTLVTALREFTAGVQKAEGLFPLENALSDASRRTLDLEDNIRRLESDRPVEVRERLDDLQADLEQLKEEEAEDERKVRVAQHELGKIDNQITDTETGAQIKTEAARAAFDMVDDISDDERASHQRDFDALLEGFENLPSLREAARTQGAAAAGRVARLTGSAPVKASTYARDYDVPGWEPELGQDHPAALEWLKESLALIDNHHLTQYREQVETARVTMEETVRSDLLLKLYSRIDGAKAQIRNLSNQLRTRIFHRERYEFTVKPNPAYHDIVQVAKRIRENPADVSTLFSPDAELDGEIARGVDKIRAMLESGEDVSEISDYRNYLRFDLITRRIEDDEIASEYSKRQGTGSGGEKQVPFYIAISCAVANTCHHKETDRDKLGLGFVMFDEAFNKLDGANTSACLSLMSEFNLQAIVSAPFEKQLAFMEHMDTIITVNRVDTYTQIDVEYPTDAGRALFRDSNPGNVPLEEFLSQNQDEQQDNLINAAE